A DNA window from Stenotrophomonas indicatrix contains the following coding sequences:
- a CDS encoding LysE family translocator encodes MPATSDLLAFALVSLAMVLTPGPNMIYVISRSICQGRMAGLISLGGVALGFVFYMLCAALGITALLMTVPFAYDALRIGGALYLLYLAWQALKPGGRSPFAVRDLPVDGPRKLFAMGFLTNVLNPKVAVMYLSLLPQFLHPDSEGSVLMQSLVLGSTQLLVSVSVNAVIAIMAGSIAGFLVARPTWQAVQRWFMGTVLAGLAVRMAVDGRR; translated from the coding sequence ATGCCCGCCACGTCCGACCTGCTGGCCTTCGCCCTTGTCTCGCTGGCCATGGTGCTGACGCCCGGGCCGAACATGATCTACGTGATCTCGCGCTCAATCTGCCAGGGCCGCATGGCCGGGCTGATCTCGCTGGGCGGGGTGGCGCTGGGCTTCGTGTTCTACATGCTGTGCGCGGCGCTGGGCATCACCGCGCTGCTGATGACCGTGCCGTTCGCCTACGACGCGCTGCGCATCGGCGGCGCGCTGTACCTGCTGTACCTGGCGTGGCAGGCGCTGAAGCCCGGCGGCCGTTCGCCGTTCGCGGTGCGTGACCTGCCGGTGGACGGCCCACGCAAGCTGTTCGCGATGGGTTTCCTGACCAACGTGCTGAACCCCAAGGTCGCGGTGATGTACCTGTCCCTGCTGCCGCAGTTCCTGCACCCGGACAGCGAGGGCAGCGTGCTGATGCAGTCGCTGGTGCTGGGCTCCACCCAGCTGCTGGTCAGCGTGAGCGTGAACGCGGTGATCGCGATAATGGCAGGCAGCATCGCTGGCTTCCTGGTCGCCCGCCCCACCTGGCAGGCGGTGCAACGGTGGTTCATGGGCACGGTGCTGGCCGGGTTGGCCGTGCGCATGGCAGTGGATGGGCGGCGGTGA
- a CDS encoding acyl-CoA thioesterase, which produces MTPIPETVPPTEVRMAEIVFPNHTNHMGTLFGGQALAWMDKAAFLAAARYSRRTVVTARSDQVDFKLPIRIGQMVETIGRIVEVGRSSMKVEVELIAEDLHSGERKLCTRGHFVMIALGDDGHPVTVPQLPGAPAA; this is translated from the coding sequence ATGACCCCCATCCCCGAGACCGTGCCGCCGACCGAAGTGCGCATGGCCGAAATCGTCTTTCCCAACCACACCAACCACATGGGCACCCTGTTCGGTGGCCAGGCCCTGGCATGGATGGACAAGGCCGCCTTCCTCGCCGCCGCCCGCTATTCGCGCCGCACCGTGGTGACCGCGCGCAGCGACCAGGTCGATTTCAAGCTGCCGATCCGCATCGGCCAGATGGTGGAAACGATCGGCCGCATCGTCGAGGTCGGCCGCAGCTCGATGAAGGTCGAGGTGGAGCTGATCGCCGAGGACCTGCACAGCGGCGAGCGCAAGCTGTGCACCCGTGGCCACTTCGTGATGATCGCCCTGGGCGACGATGGCCACCCGGTGACCGTGCCGCAGCTGCCCGGCGCGCCGGCGGCCTGA
- a CDS encoding NAD-dependent protein deacetylase, producing the protein MTPSLTDFIDRAQRLFVLTGAGCSTASGIPDYRDADGQWKRTPPVTYQAFMGEAATRQRYWARSLLGWPRFGQARPNGTHQALAALEDSGKLQVLLTQNVDGLHQRAGSQNVIDLHGRLDLVRCMGCERRSEREAFQQRLLQTNPGWELLQAGIAPDGDADLETDFSAFAVPDCPHCGGLLKPDVVFFGENVPRERVAAVHEHLQQADAVLVVGSSLMVYSGFRFVQAAAKAGLPVAALNRGRTRADDLLQFKDERDCAEALAGFVIG; encoded by the coding sequence ATGACCCCGTCGCTCACCGACTTCATCGACCGCGCCCAGCGCTTGTTCGTGCTGACCGGCGCCGGCTGCAGCACCGCCTCGGGCATCCCCGATTACCGCGATGCCGATGGCCAGTGGAAGCGCACGCCGCCGGTGACCTACCAGGCCTTCATGGGCGAGGCCGCCACCCGCCAGCGCTACTGGGCGCGCAGCCTGCTGGGCTGGCCGCGCTTCGGCCAGGCCCGGCCCAACGGCACCCACCAGGCGCTGGCCGCACTGGAGGACAGCGGCAAGCTGCAGGTGCTGCTGACCCAGAACGTGGATGGCCTGCACCAGCGCGCGGGCAGCCAGAACGTGATCGACCTGCATGGCCGCCTGGACCTGGTGCGCTGCATGGGCTGCGAACGTCGCAGCGAGCGTGAGGCGTTCCAGCAGCGGCTGCTGCAGACCAACCCCGGCTGGGAACTGCTGCAGGCCGGTATCGCGCCCGACGGCGACGCCGATCTGGAAACCGACTTCTCCGCGTTTGCGGTGCCCGACTGCCCGCACTGCGGTGGCCTGCTGAAGCCGGACGTAGTGTTCTTCGGCGAAAACGTGCCGCGTGAACGCGTGGCTGCGGTGCATGAGCACCTGCAGCAGGCGGATGCAGTACTGGTGGTGGGTTCCTCGCTGATGGTCTATTCCGGCTTCCGCTTCGTGCAGGCCGCGGCCAAGGCGGGTCTGCCGGTGGCCGCGCTGAACCGTGGCCGCACCCGTGCCGACGACCTGCTGCAGTTCAAGGACGAGCGCGACTGCGCCGAGGCGCTGGCCGGGTTCGTCATCGGGTAG